The following proteins are co-located in the Microbacterium immunditiarum genome:
- a CDS encoding aldehyde dehydrogenase family protein: protein MTITTESATGSTSDLVVDGAQLIGGEWVASITGRTIDVINPANRDVIARVPRSDEADVDLAIRAAEKAFPAWRDLDASSRARLIFRWADLVEQRGAELDSLESQEVGRPSWGPPPMASQLRFIAGQADKVQGVSLPTRSPESLGFTLREPYGVVGGVIPWNAPGPMFATEVGAAIAAGNTMVMKPAEDAPLTPLALAKLALEAGIPAGVINVVTGYGHEAGAAIPADPRIRRMGFTGSPQTGRLIMEACARNLTPLHLELGGKSPQVVFPDADLDAAIPSMAMGVTLNTGQICAAGTRVVVHRSIHDEVVDRLAAQLQKVTVGPWHQPVAMGPLINEKQHQRVLGYIDLGKEQGAELVTGGGVPKGSDYESGFFIEPTLFDKVSPDMRIAQEEIFGPVLSVLTFDDEAEAIEIANGVDYGLVASVWTRDVGTAVRMTRALQAGQVGVNTPLGAGTVIGGPFGGYKNSGFGRTMGADSVLEWTQVKTVSLQSAPLPRR from the coding sequence ATGACCATCACGACCGAGTCCGCGACGGGATCGACGAGCGACCTCGTCGTCGACGGCGCCCAGCTCATCGGCGGCGAGTGGGTGGCATCCATCACCGGCCGCACCATCGACGTCATCAACCCGGCGAACCGCGACGTCATCGCGCGCGTTCCGCGCAGCGACGAGGCCGACGTCGACCTCGCGATCCGCGCGGCCGAGAAGGCCTTCCCCGCGTGGCGCGACCTCGACGCGTCTAGCCGCGCGCGCCTCATCTTCCGCTGGGCCGACCTCGTCGAGCAGCGCGGCGCCGAGCTCGACAGCCTCGAGTCGCAGGAGGTGGGCCGCCCGAGCTGGGGTCCGCCGCCCATGGCGAGCCAGCTGCGCTTCATCGCGGGGCAGGCCGACAAGGTGCAGGGCGTGTCCCTCCCGACGCGCTCGCCCGAGTCGCTCGGCTTCACGCTGCGCGAGCCGTACGGCGTCGTCGGCGGCGTGATCCCGTGGAACGCGCCAGGTCCGATGTTCGCGACCGAGGTGGGAGCCGCGATCGCGGCGGGCAACACGATGGTGATGAAGCCCGCCGAGGACGCACCGCTCACGCCCCTCGCACTCGCCAAGCTCGCGCTCGAGGCGGGCATCCCGGCCGGCGTCATCAACGTCGTCACCGGCTACGGGCACGAGGCCGGCGCCGCGATCCCCGCCGACCCACGCATCCGCCGCATGGGCTTCACCGGATCGCCGCAGACCGGCCGCCTCATCATGGAGGCCTGCGCGCGCAACCTCACGCCGCTGCACCTCGAGCTCGGGGGCAAGTCGCCCCAGGTGGTCTTCCCCGACGCCGATCTCGACGCGGCGATCCCGTCGATGGCCATGGGGGTGACCCTCAACACCGGCCAGATCTGCGCCGCCGGCACGCGCGTCGTGGTGCACCGCAGCATCCACGACGAGGTGGTCGACCGCCTCGCGGCCCAGCTGCAGAAAGTCACGGTCGGCCCGTGGCACCAGCCGGTGGCGATGGGCCCGCTCATCAACGAGAAGCAGCACCAGCGCGTGCTCGGCTACATCGATCTCGGCAAGGAGCAGGGCGCCGAGCTCGTCACCGGCGGTGGTGTTCCGAAGGGCTCCGACTACGAGTCGGGCTTCTTCATCGAGCCCACCCTCTTCGACAAGGTCTCGCCCGACATGCGCATCGCGCAGGAGGAGATCTTCGGGCCGGTGTTGTCGGTGCTCACGTTCGACGACGAGGCCGAGGCGATCGAGATCGCGAATGGCGTCGACTACGGCCTGGTCGCATCGGTGTGGACGCGCGACGTCGGCACCGCGGTGCGGATGACGCGCGCTCTGCAGGCCGGCCAGGTCGGCGTGAACACGCCGCTGGGGGCGGGCACCGTCATCGGCGGCCCGTTCGGCGGCTACAAGAACAGCGGCTTCGGCCGGACGATGGGCGCGGACTCGGTCCTGGAGTGGACCCAGGTCAAGACCGTGTCCCTCCAGAGTGCTCCCCTCCCGCGGCGCTGA
- a CDS encoding NDMA-dependent alcohol dehydrogenase — MATITTHAAVARGPHIGWELTDLELDDPKEHEVRIKFAASGLCHSDDHITAGDAPVRFPMVGGHEGAGIVESVGPNVTRVKPGDRVVCSYIPACGACRPCSTGHQNMCVKGLHAGSGMFLDGTFRFHKDGEDYGGFCSLGTFSEYAVVSEWAVVPLPDDIPFEIASLVGCGVPTGWGSAVYAAGVRAGDTVVIFGAGGVGSNAVQGARYAGAKNVVVVDPVDFKRETAVSTFGATHAFASAPEAHEFVAATTWGQLADHVIMTPDAVTEQMVNAAVMMTGKGGKVTITAVGHLTEKAVHVHAGMLIGYQRQIRGALFGDCNPLYDIPRLLGLYRSGDLKLDELITRTYGLDEVNDAYRDLNEGKNIRGVIVHES; from the coding sequence ATGGCAACCATCACCACCCACGCGGCCGTCGCACGCGGCCCGCACATCGGCTGGGAGCTCACCGACCTCGAACTGGACGACCCGAAGGAGCACGAGGTCCGCATCAAGTTCGCGGCATCCGGCCTCTGTCACTCCGACGACCACATCACCGCGGGCGACGCGCCCGTGCGATTCCCGATGGTCGGCGGACACGAGGGCGCCGGGATCGTCGAGTCGGTCGGGCCGAACGTCACACGCGTGAAGCCCGGCGACCGTGTCGTGTGCTCGTACATCCCGGCGTGCGGCGCGTGCCGCCCGTGCTCGACCGGCCACCAGAACATGTGCGTCAAGGGCCTGCATGCCGGAAGCGGCATGTTCCTCGACGGCACGTTCCGCTTCCACAAGGACGGCGAGGACTACGGCGGCTTCTGCTCGCTCGGCACGTTCTCCGAGTACGCGGTCGTGTCGGAGTGGGCCGTCGTGCCGCTGCCTGACGACATCCCGTTCGAGATCGCTTCCCTTGTCGGATGCGGCGTGCCGACGGGCTGGGGATCAGCGGTGTACGCGGCGGGTGTGCGCGCGGGCGACACCGTCGTCATCTTCGGCGCGGGCGGCGTCGGCAGCAACGCCGTGCAGGGCGCGCGCTACGCGGGCGCGAAGAACGTCGTTGTGGTGGACCCCGTCGACTTCAAGCGCGAGACGGCGGTCTCGACGTTCGGCGCGACGCACGCGTTCGCGTCGGCGCCCGAGGCGCACGAGTTCGTCGCCGCGACCACGTGGGGGCAGCTCGCCGACCACGTCATCATGACCCCCGACGCGGTGACCGAGCAGATGGTGAACGCGGCGGTCATGATGACCGGCAAGGGCGGCAAGGTGACGATCACCGCGGTCGGCCACCTCACCGAGAAGGCCGTGCACGTGCACGCGGGCATGCTCATCGGCTACCAGCGGCAGATCCGCGGCGCGCTGTTCGGCGACTGCAACCCGCTGTACGACATCCCGCGGCTGCTCGGGCTCTACCGCTCGGGCGACCTCAAGCTCGACGAGCTCATCACGCGCACCTACGGCCTCGACGAGGTCAACGACGCGTACCGCGACCTCAACGAGGGTAAGAACATCCGCGGAGTCATCGTCCACGAGTCCTGA
- a CDS encoding UGSC family (seleno)protein gives MPNAILDPTGRTAAPENDAATVSAPRRGALTGARVGLLDNTKHNAMLFLQEVGRLLVDEHGAAEVSIVETKRSFSVPVDDEIVARYRKSADVVVTGVGDCGSCSAAAVADGINFEKAGVPAAVVLTDAFTTTGHMMAQVQGAPGYEWITTEHPVAVLDEDQVRERARRLLPQIVETLTTGGER, from the coding sequence GTGCCGAACGCCATTCTGGACCCGACCGGCCGCACGGCCGCCCCGGAGAACGACGCCGCCACGGTGAGCGCCCCGCGCCGCGGAGCGCTCACCGGCGCGCGCGTGGGGCTGCTCGACAACACGAAGCACAACGCGATGCTGTTCCTGCAGGAGGTCGGACGCCTGCTCGTCGACGAGCACGGCGCCGCCGAGGTGAGCATCGTCGAGACCAAGCGCAGCTTCTCGGTGCCCGTCGATGACGAGATCGTCGCGCGCTACCGCAAGAGCGCCGACGTCGTCGTGACCGGCGTCGGAGACTGCGGGTCGTGCAGCGCCGCCGCCGTCGCGGACGGGATCAACTTCGAGAAGGCGGGCGTCCCCGCCGCCGTCGTGCTCACGGATGCGTTCACGACGACGGGCCACATGATGGCGCAGGTGCAGGGCGCGCCCGGGTACGAGTGGATCACGACGGAGCATCCGGTCGCGGTCCTCGATGAGGACCAGGTGCGCGAACGCGCGCGGCGACTGCTGCCGCAGATCGTCGAGACACTGACGACGGGAGGAGAGCGGTGA
- a CDS encoding zinc-dependent alcohol dehydrogenase, protein MTQMVRAAVQTGPRKIEMREFPRPQVGPDDGLLRVEANGICGSDVEIYRGHMGMNRDPFIPGHEPMGIIEELGERAAERWGVQVGDRVALEVIVPCRACGDCLSGNYQACRFRKYGHGVTGIEVAPSLWGGFAEYLYISPTSVLHKIDKTIPVEIAAMYNPLGAGVRWAVDLGGVGLGSTLLVLGAGQRGISAVIAAKAAGASTVIVTGLASDRHKLAVARELGADHTIEVDGENAQDVVETVMDLTGGRGVDVSLEVTPMATQPVLDALKATRHGGTVVLAGLKGGKELPVPTDLFINRALTVKGAFGVDSSANERAIALIESGRFPLEKLHTHTFGLDEVGLAIDTLAGDTDDKSAIHVSVHPSFA, encoded by the coding sequence ATGACCCAGATGGTGCGTGCGGCGGTCCAGACCGGACCGCGCAAGATCGAGATGCGCGAGTTCCCCCGGCCCCAGGTCGGCCCCGACGACGGGCTGCTGCGGGTCGAGGCCAACGGCATCTGCGGAAGCGACGTCGAGATCTACCGCGGCCACATGGGCATGAACCGCGACCCGTTCATCCCGGGACACGAGCCGATGGGCATCATCGAGGAGCTGGGGGAGCGGGCGGCGGAGCGCTGGGGTGTGCAGGTCGGAGACCGCGTCGCGCTGGAGGTCATCGTGCCGTGCCGCGCGTGCGGCGACTGCCTCAGCGGCAATTACCAGGCGTGCCGGTTCCGCAAGTACGGGCACGGCGTCACAGGCATCGAGGTCGCGCCGAGCCTGTGGGGTGGCTTCGCCGAGTATCTGTACATCTCGCCGACCTCGGTGCTCCACAAGATCGACAAGACGATCCCCGTCGAGATCGCTGCGATGTACAACCCGCTCGGCGCGGGCGTGCGGTGGGCTGTCGACCTCGGCGGCGTGGGCCTCGGCAGCACCCTCCTCGTGCTCGGTGCGGGGCAGCGCGGGATCTCGGCCGTCATCGCGGCGAAGGCCGCCGGCGCGTCGACGGTGATCGTGACGGGGCTCGCCTCCGACCGGCACAAGCTCGCCGTGGCACGCGAGCTCGGCGCCGACCACACGATCGAGGTCGACGGCGAGAACGCGCAGGACGTGGTCGAGACCGTGATGGACCTCACGGGCGGACGGGGCGTCGACGTGTCGCTCGAGGTCACCCCGATGGCGACGCAGCCCGTGCTCGACGCCCTCAAGGCGACCCGCCACGGCGGCACCGTCGTGCTCGCGGGCCTCAAGGGCGGCAAGGAGCTGCCCGTGCCGACCGACCTCTTCATCAACCGCGCGCTCACCGTGAAGGGCGCGTTCGGGGTCGATTCGTCCGCGAACGAGAGGGCGATCGCGCTCATCGAGTCGGGGCGCTTCCCGCTCGAGAAGCTCCACACGCACACGTTCGGCCTCGACGAGGTCGGCCTCGCGATCGACACCCTCGCCGGAGACACCGACGACAAGTCGGCGATCCACGTGTCGGTGCATCCGTCGTTCGCCTGA
- a CDS encoding amidohydrolase family protein, with the protein MIIDAHAHLLPKDYPHDAPECFPRMEPIDGSADRLLVFDKMRFPAKEVFFEAERRVEAMDASGVDAEVVSPMPPLLRYDLPAADGLALAQHVNEFAAELAGHAPERIIALGMVPMQDPDAATAELAAITELGLAGVEIASNILGTSIGDASFLDFFKEAERLDLPVFVHAMPSPTDRLPMAAMGTYVVGLEGMYSAASLILGGTAEACPDLRISFSHAAGGFAMMLPRAQYFWGGSWNEEPRNLERAVMPDEGPSPLEYARRFYYDSMVFDRRTIRYLVDLLGADRLLVGSDFPAMLREEPAAKTLQSMDLPDDQWQDISWRNALRWLGREAVDA; encoded by the coding sequence TTGATCATCGACGCCCACGCCCACCTGCTTCCCAAGGACTACCCGCACGACGCGCCCGAGTGCTTCCCCCGCATGGAGCCGATCGACGGCAGCGCGGACCGTCTGCTCGTGTTCGACAAGATGCGCTTCCCCGCGAAGGAGGTGTTCTTCGAGGCGGAGCGGCGCGTGGAGGCGATGGACGCGTCGGGCGTCGACGCCGAGGTCGTGAGCCCCATGCCTCCGCTGCTGCGCTACGACCTGCCGGCGGCGGACGGCCTTGCGCTCGCGCAACACGTCAACGAGTTCGCCGCCGAGCTGGCGGGTCACGCCCCGGAGCGCATCATCGCGCTCGGCATGGTTCCGATGCAGGATCCGGATGCCGCGACGGCCGAGCTCGCGGCGATCACCGAGCTCGGGCTCGCGGGCGTCGAGATCGCGTCGAACATCCTCGGCACCTCGATCGGCGACGCCTCGTTCCTCGACTTCTTCAAGGAGGCCGAGCGCCTCGATCTCCCGGTGTTCGTGCACGCGATGCCCTCGCCGACCGACCGGCTGCCGATGGCGGCGATGGGGACGTACGTCGTGGGCCTGGAGGGCATGTACTCGGCCGCGTCGCTCATCCTCGGCGGCACGGCGGAGGCCTGTCCCGACCTGCGCATCTCGTTCAGTCACGCCGCCGGCGGCTTCGCGATGATGCTGCCGCGCGCGCAGTACTTCTGGGGCGGCTCGTGGAACGAGGAGCCGCGGAACCTCGAGCGGGCCGTCATGCCCGACGAGGGCCCGTCGCCGCTCGAGTACGCGCGGCGGTTCTACTACGACTCGATGGTGTTCGACCGTCGCACGATCCGCTACCTCGTGGATCTGCTCGGCGCCGACCGGCTGCTCGTGGGGTCGGATTTCCCGGCGATGCTGCGCGAGGAGCCCGCTGCGAAGACCCTCCAGAGCATGGATCTGCCCGACGACCAGTGGCAGGACATCAGCTGGCGCAACGCGCTCCGCTGGCTCGGCCGAGAGGCCGTCGACGCCTGA
- a CDS encoding ABC transporter substrate-binding protein translates to MKSSVRGGRSAVRLFGTLAVALSLVVAGTACAAGGQPTDENGNVEVGDPQPGGSLTVLLDAGFAGGWATGLDPATSNTTGANLPQNAAIFGGLFTLEPGEDGEGGQIVPNQAEGYEWSEDGLTLTVTLRDGITFTDGTPFNAEAVLWNWIRELSSGSTGAPRIDLNTSLEPPQLDQAFLDDLFAALPEDVDRDALNGRLNAIRVVDDLTIEMHLNAVNGSLINGFPGANLNLIASPTAYKEMGARTFSEKPVGAGPFIVTANTQSQRLELEKNPDYFKDGLPYLDALNFQSAAGDQVLYQSLLAGDGQVVEGLSSVTLIQEARNNPDVQVVLGTPTSPYVIQLNTRKPPFDDKRAREAIYYATDFAAINKGLFNDEGEMSQSFTASGGLFWHDTVPGYREYDPEKAAEIVEEIGGLTVRLGTTDIVTARSVTTALQTQWEEAGIDVQIDAEPLGDVINRFLAGDWDALLQTAGAWDPSVGIGVGVRFGSTSPFSGAPLPEGAANAGDAIAQGLTTELDDMLAAAIATTDDDERFEVYQQISKYISDEAYAPFGMAFSPAQVMKKGVHGPGLDQPIPALAVNQGVLYDRVWIEESAR, encoded by the coding sequence ATGAAATCATCCGTGAGAGGCGGACGCTCAGCAGTGCGGCTGTTCGGAACCCTCGCCGTCGCGCTGAGCCTCGTCGTGGCAGGCACGGCGTGCGCGGCCGGCGGCCAGCCGACCGACGAGAACGGCAACGTCGAAGTCGGCGATCCTCAGCCCGGCGGCAGCCTGACCGTGCTGCTCGACGCCGGCTTCGCCGGAGGCTGGGCGACCGGACTCGACCCGGCGACGAGCAACACGACCGGAGCGAACCTCCCGCAGAACGCGGCGATCTTCGGCGGCCTGTTCACCCTCGAGCCCGGCGAGGACGGCGAGGGCGGCCAGATCGTCCCGAACCAGGCCGAGGGCTACGAGTGGTCCGAAGACGGGCTCACGCTGACCGTGACGCTGCGCGACGGCATCACGTTCACCGACGGCACGCCGTTCAACGCCGAGGCCGTGCTGTGGAACTGGATCCGCGAACTCAGCTCGGGCAGCACAGGCGCTCCGAGAATCGACCTGAACACGTCGCTCGAGCCGCCCCAGCTCGATCAGGCCTTCCTCGACGACCTGTTCGCGGCGCTGCCCGAGGACGTCGACCGGGATGCACTGAATGGCAGGCTCAACGCGATCCGCGTCGTCGACGACCTCACCATCGAGATGCACCTCAACGCGGTGAACGGCTCGCTCATCAACGGGTTCCCCGGGGCCAACCTCAACCTCATCGCGTCGCCGACGGCGTACAAGGAGATGGGCGCGCGGACGTTCAGCGAGAAGCCGGTCGGAGCAGGCCCCTTCATCGTCACCGCCAACACGCAGAGCCAGCGTCTCGAGCTCGAGAAGAACCCCGACTACTTCAAGGACGGGCTCCCGTACCTCGATGCGCTCAACTTCCAGAGCGCGGCGGGCGACCAGGTGCTCTACCAGTCGCTGCTCGCGGGCGACGGCCAGGTGGTCGAGGGCCTCTCCTCGGTGACCCTCATCCAGGAGGCGCGCAACAACCCCGACGTGCAGGTCGTGCTCGGCACGCCGACGTCGCCGTACGTGATCCAGCTGAACACCCGCAAGCCGCCGTTCGACGACAAGCGGGCCCGTGAGGCGATCTACTACGCGACCGACTTCGCCGCGATCAACAAGGGCCTGTTCAACGACGAGGGCGAGATGAGCCAGTCGTTCACGGCCTCGGGCGGCCTGTTCTGGCACGACACCGTGCCCGGCTACCGCGAGTACGACCCCGAGAAGGCCGCCGAGATCGTCGAGGAGATCGGCGGGCTCACCGTCCGCCTCGGCACGACCGACATCGTGACCGCGCGCTCGGTGACGACCGCCCTGCAGACGCAGTGGGAAGAGGCCGGCATCGACGTGCAGATCGACGCCGAGCCCCTCGGCGACGTCATCAACCGCTTCCTCGCGGGCGACTGGGACGCGCTCCTGCAGACCGCCGGAGCGTGGGACCCGTCGGTCGGAATCGGGGTCGGCGTGCGCTTCGGCTCGACATCGCCCTTCAGCGGTGCGCCGCTCCCCGAGGGTGCGGCGAACGCGGGCGACGCGATCGCGCAGGGTCTCACGACCGAGCTCGACGACATGCTCGCGGCCGCGATCGCCACGACCGACGACGACGAGCGGTTCGAGGTGTACCAGCAGATCAGCAAGTACATCTCCGACGAGGCGTACGCGCCGTTCGGCATGGCGTTCTCGCCGGCACAGGTCATGAAGAAGGGCGTGCACGGGCCCGGCCTCGACCAGCCGATCCCCGCGCTCGCCGTGAACCAGGGCGTGCTGTACGACCGCGTCTGGATCGAGGAATCCGCCCGGTGA
- a CDS encoding ABC transporter permease subunit produces the protein MTSHATAATAARPEARSGALGRVAGSPLARLITRRVLVAIPLLLAISLLVFVLLELLPGDPAQVQAGMDATPEEVEAVRRRLGLDRPAPERYLSWLFGVLTGNLGVSSVQQKPVTEILATALPPTIEIVALAFIVSLVVALPVALLAARKPGGFFDRTIMVISMALLAIPNYVLALLLVLIFAVAFRGMLPSLGYVPISAGLWPNLRTVILPVLALSIPLMAFYARFLRGDLVEQINSADYVDTARAKGVGSWRILWQHAFRNSSFGLLTIVGLNIGGLIGGTVIIEQIFSIRGLGMEMLQALGARDIAVVQICVFIFAAVAIAANLIVDVLYAVLDPRIRYGRN, from the coding sequence GTGACAAGCCACGCAACCGCGGCGACCGCCGCCCGGCCCGAGGCGCGCTCCGGCGCCCTCGGCCGGGTGGCCGGCTCGCCGCTGGCACGACTGATCACGCGCCGCGTGCTCGTCGCGATACCGCTCCTGCTCGCGATCAGCCTGCTGGTGTTCGTCCTGCTGGAGCTGTTGCCGGGCGACCCCGCCCAGGTGCAGGCCGGCATGGACGCGACGCCCGAAGAGGTCGAGGCGGTGCGGCGCCGGCTCGGTCTCGACCGGCCCGCTCCCGAACGCTACCTCTCGTGGCTGTTCGGGGTGCTGACGGGCAACCTCGGGGTGTCGAGCGTGCAGCAGAAGCCCGTGACCGAGATCCTCGCGACGGCCCTTCCGCCCACGATCGAGATCGTCGCACTCGCGTTCATCGTGTCGCTCGTGGTGGCCCTCCCGGTCGCGCTCCTGGCCGCACGCAAGCCGGGCGGCTTCTTCGACCGCACGATCATGGTGATCTCGATGGCGCTGCTCGCGATCCCCAACTACGTGCTGGCGCTCCTTCTCGTGCTCATCTTCGCGGTCGCGTTCCGCGGCATGCTCCCGTCGCTCGGCTACGTGCCGATCAGCGCGGGATTGTGGCCGAACCTGCGGACCGTGATCCTCCCCGTGCTCGCCCTGTCGATCCCGCTCATGGCGTTCTACGCGCGGTTCCTGCGCGGAGACCTCGTCGAGCAGATCAACTCCGCCGACTACGTCGACACCGCCCGCGCGAAGGGCGTCGGGTCGTGGCGGATCCTGTGGCAGCACGCCTTCCGCAATTCGTCCTTCGGCCTGCTGACGATCGTCGGCCTCAACATCGGAGGCCTCATCGGCGGCACCGTCATCATCGAGCAGATCTTCTCGATCCGGGGCCTGGGCATGGAGATGCTCCAGGCGCTCGGCGCGCGCGACATCGCCGTCGTGCAGATCTGCGTGTTCATCTTCGCCGCTGTCGCGATCGCGGCGAACCTGATCGTGGACGTGCTGTACGCCGTCCTCGACCCGAGGATCCGCTATGGCCGTAACTGA
- a CDS encoding ABC transporter permease yields the protein MAVTETTTKALLTPVQPIAFGERWAKWRRRLVVWVPAGFVIFLVALCFLGPLVLPIPAPTGGSILESRLPPGSPGHLLGTDVDGNDVFSRLLYGGRSSLIIAVSVNVIGIFFGGLVGAVSGYLGGKPDTVIMRALDVLIAFPSLVITIVIAQMLGPSIWNTILALTAFSIPAVARISRAATMRLMQMPFLQAAELSGSPWWRVLLRHIAPNITPQLINFAMLGMGIVIVTEGALSFLGLGVPPPAPSWGNMIFQAQQNMSATPLLVLWPSLALLLTVLAFNLLGENVRDELSGR from the coding sequence ATGGCCGTAACTGAGACCACCACGAAGGCCCTTCTGACGCCGGTCCAGCCGATCGCGTTCGGCGAGCGCTGGGCGAAGTGGCGCCGCCGCCTCGTCGTCTGGGTTCCCGCCGGCTTCGTCATCTTCCTCGTCGCGCTGTGCTTCCTCGGCCCGCTCGTCCTGCCGATCCCGGCTCCCACGGGCGGCAGCATCCTCGAGTCGCGCCTGCCCCCCGGCTCGCCCGGCCACCTGCTCGGCACCGATGTCGACGGAAACGACGTCTTCTCGCGCCTGTTGTACGGCGGACGTTCGTCGCTGATCATCGCGGTGAGCGTCAATGTCATCGGCATCTTCTTCGGCGGCCTGGTCGGCGCGGTGTCCGGATACCTCGGCGGAAAGCCCGACACCGTCATCATGCGCGCGCTCGACGTGCTCATCGCGTTCCCGTCGCTGGTCATCACGATCGTGATCGCCCAGATGCTCGGGCCGAGCATCTGGAACACGATCCTCGCCCTCACGGCGTTCAGCATCCCCGCCGTCGCGCGCATCTCGCGCGCCGCGACGATGCGGCTCATGCAGATGCCCTTCCTGCAGGCCGCCGAGCTCAGCGGCAGCCCGTGGTGGCGCGTCCTGCTGCGGCACATCGCCCCCAACATCACGCCGCAGCTGATCAACTTCGCGATGCTCGGCATGGGCATCGTGATCGTGACGGAGGGCGCGCTGAGCTTCCTCGGCCTCGGCGTGCCGCCGCCCGCACCGAGCTGGGGGAACATGATCTTCCAGGCTCAGCAGAACATGTCGGCGACGCCGCTGCTCGTGCTGTGGCCGAGTCTCGCCCTCCTGCTGACGGTGCTCGCCTTCAACCTGCTCGGAGAGAACGTGCGCGACGAATTGAGCGGCCGATGA
- a CDS encoding ABC transporter ATP-binding protein has protein sequence MTDLATETRRPETIAVSYEPERQPVLTVRDLHVAFSRGGRKIHAVNGLSYTLRAGRTLAIIGESGSGKSVSVRALMGLLPPSATVRGSALLGDTELVGMGDRAMRRIRGNDISMIFQDPARSLNPTMSIGVQITEAIRTHSDLDKKAAADRAVELLKLVRLPAPERRYHEYPHQLSGGMRQRVMIAIALAANPKVLIADEATTALDVTTQAQIMELLADLQDRLGTAVIMISHDLGLAASYAHEVLVMYAGQAVEHAETNTLFRNVRMPYTKALLGAIPQLTTAPHSQLTVIGGHPPDLAALPSGCPFAPRCNRATEQCRLDKPPLDEHEPEHLYACWHPYLPGTEDEPVPVDEEALS, from the coding sequence ATGACGGACCTCGCGACCGAGACCCGACGACCGGAGACCATTGCCGTGAGCTACGAGCCCGAGCGTCAGCCGGTACTGACCGTGCGCGACCTGCACGTCGCGTTCTCGCGGGGCGGCCGGAAGATCCACGCCGTCAACGGGCTGTCGTACACGCTCCGCGCGGGCCGCACGCTCGCGATCATCGGCGAGTCCGGCTCGGGCAAGTCGGTGAGCGTGCGCGCGCTCATGGGCCTCCTGCCCCCGAGCGCGACAGTCCGCGGCTCGGCGCTGCTCGGCGACACGGAGTTGGTCGGCATGGGCGACCGCGCGATGCGGCGCATCCGGGGCAATGACATCTCGATGATCTTCCAAGACCCGGCCCGGTCGCTGAACCCGACCATGAGCATCGGAGTGCAGATCACGGAGGCGATCCGCACCCATTCGGACCTCGACAAGAAGGCAGCCGCCGACCGGGCGGTCGAGCTGCTCAAGCTCGTGCGCCTGCCCGCGCCCGAGCGCCGGTACCACGAGTATCCGCACCAGCTCTCCGGCGGCATGCGCCAGCGCGTCATGATCGCGATCGCGCTCGCCGCGAACCCGAAGGTGCTCATCGCCGACGAGGCGACGACGGCGCTCGACGTGACGACGCAGGCGCAGATCATGGAGCTGCTCGCGGATCTGCAGGACAGGCTCGGCACGGCCGTCATCATGATCAGCCACGATCTGGGACTGGCCGCGAGCTACGCCCACGAGGTGCTCGTCATGTACGCGGGTCAGGCGGTCGAGCACGCCGAGACGAACACGCTGTTCCGGAACGTGCGGATGCCGTACACGAAGGCCCTTCTCGGGGCGATCCCGCAGCTCACGACCGCCCCGCACTCGCAGCTGACGGTCATCGGCGGGCATCCGCCCGACCTCGCCGCCCTCCCGAGCGGATGCCCGTTCGCGCCGCGCTGCAACCGCGCGACCGAGCAGTGCCGGCTCGACAAGCCGCCGCTCGACGAGCATGAGCCGGAGCACCTGTACGCGTGCTGGCATCCGTACCTTCCCGGCACCGAGGACGAGCCCGTCCCCGTCGACGAGGAGGCGCTGTCGTGA